The following proteins are encoded in a genomic region of Sorangiineae bacterium MSr12523:
- a CDS encoding M28 family peptidase — translation MDTVPSIPHLDRLIDLARKECRAFEHLEKLCELCADEGPRMPCTPGDVAAIAWAKATMLDAGLANVHAETVTAPVWTRGEKEERCMIVEPRTLDLEIAALGGSAGTPAEGIFEEVIAFSSLEALDAAPIDEVKGKIVYLNHPIQYLPDGTGYDAASSEVRISGPSRAANKDAMGLLMRSANLSAAAQAGALTYGRARHIPVAALAVKSFAALDNFLRKGARVRIRLTLSCFNLPPGESANVIGEVVGSDLAEEIVLLGAHLDSWDLGQGAFDGAGCAIAIEVARLIAALPHRPRRTVRTVLFANKEMGTSGGLAYASAHTAEAPRHVVALEADQGGGVPLTLRVPALAGEHALTKALCENIAPLGIALDSGTSRGADDIAPLRQLGVPIVDVLQDTSLYLQLRHTEGDVLEVVERADLETATLAFAVAVWVLANAEGDFRVK, via the coding sequence ATGGACACCGTCCCCTCGATTCCGCACCTCGACCGTCTCATTGATCTGGCGCGCAAAGAGTGCCGCGCGTTTGAGCACCTCGAGAAACTCTGCGAGCTCTGCGCCGACGAAGGCCCCCGCATGCCATGCACACCTGGAGACGTGGCCGCCATCGCCTGGGCAAAGGCGACCATGCTCGACGCTGGCCTCGCGAACGTGCACGCGGAGACCGTGACTGCCCCCGTGTGGACGCGCGGGGAAAAAGAGGAGCGGTGCATGATAGTGGAACCACGCACTTTGGACCTGGAGATTGCCGCGCTTGGCGGCAGCGCCGGCACGCCTGCGGAGGGGATTTTCGAAGAGGTGATCGCGTTCAGCTCTCTCGAAGCGCTCGACGCAGCCCCCATCGATGAGGTCAAGGGAAAGATCGTCTATCTGAATCACCCTATTCAGTATCTACCCGACGGCACTGGCTACGACGCTGCGTCGTCGGAGGTGCGTATTTCTGGCCCCTCCCGCGCTGCCAACAAGGACGCCATGGGCTTGCTCATGCGCTCAGCCAATCTTTCAGCGGCCGCGCAGGCGGGTGCGCTCACGTACGGGCGGGCCCGCCATATCCCGGTCGCGGCACTGGCCGTGAAGAGCTTCGCTGCGCTCGACAACTTCCTCCGTAAAGGCGCGCGCGTGCGTATCAGGCTCACACTGAGCTGCTTCAACCTGCCCCCGGGCGAGTCGGCGAATGTGATCGGCGAGGTCGTAGGCAGCGACCTCGCCGAGGAGATAGTGCTCCTCGGGGCCCACCTTGATTCCTGGGATCTAGGCCAGGGTGCGTTCGATGGCGCAGGCTGCGCCATTGCCATCGAGGTCGCGCGCCTCATCGCGGCGCTGCCGCATCGCCCGCGACGCACCGTGCGCACAGTGCTCTTTGCCAACAAGGAGATGGGCACCAGCGGAGGCCTGGCCTATGCGTCAGCGCACACCGCGGAGGCGCCACGCCATGTGGTGGCCCTGGAAGCCGATCAAGGAGGCGGTGTGCCCTTGACGCTGCGGGTCCCGGCGCTCGCGGGTGAGCACGCCTTGACCAAGGCCCTCTGCGAGAACATTGCGCCGCTCGGCATTGCCCTTGATTCGGGCACGTCTCGCGGCGCCGACGACATCGCACCGCTTCGGCAACTCGGCGTGCCCATCGTGGATGTACTGCAAGACACGAGTCTCTACCTCCAGCTGCGTCACACCGAGGGCGACGTGCTGGAGGTCGTTGAGCGCGCCGACCTCGAAACGGCCACGCTGGCGTTCGCGGTGGCTGTGTGGGTGCTCGCCAACGCCGAGGGAGACTTCCGCGTAAAATAA
- a CDS encoding DUF488 domain-containing protein, with protein sequence MKTACFKYEGPGRISIARSTRGVPKGFRHFHRLAPGPWFNEVSEQEYRALFDRDMLGRLDPQATWDALHALVAPHEPILLCWEKPPLTTENWCHRRIVAEWFEKHLGVKVPELGSEPQGVAVGESLTLPFGDSAPQRRT encoded by the coding sequence ATGAAAACGGCATGTTTCAAATACGAAGGACCGGGACGGATCAGCATCGCGCGATCGACCCGCGGCGTGCCGAAGGGCTTCCGCCACTTTCACCGCCTTGCCCCGGGTCCGTGGTTCAACGAGGTCAGCGAGCAGGAATACCGTGCGCTCTTCGACCGCGACATGCTCGGGCGGCTGGATCCCCAAGCCACGTGGGATGCTCTGCACGCCCTCGTGGCGCCGCACGAGCCCATTCTCCTCTGCTGGGAAAAGCCGCCCCTCACCACCGAGAATTGGTGCCACCGTCGCATCGTCGCGGAGTGGTTCGAGAAGCACCTGGGCGTCAAGGTGCCGGAGCTCGGGAGCGAGCCCCAGGGCGTGGCCGTGGGCGAGTCGCTCACGCTGCCATTCGGCGACAGCGCGCCTCAACGCCGGACCTAG
- a CDS encoding DNA recombination/repair protein RecA has protein sequence MNITSQTLTQIMAAVEGHCGPGTIRPMGRGSALATEALRTGSLALDLATGIDGYPVGRVIELFGPEGSGKTTLALHAMAEVQRSGGTCAFIDADHTLNLDYARGIGVAPGEALIAQPDTAESAFEIIELLARSGRVPLIVVDSVGGLVSTDELDGGDDDRARGRVFAKALRKLTAVAHRTRTTLLFLNPMQPERPARAPFAPAVGVNALKFYTSMRVWLRRVGDVRRGDQLLGAQVHATVVKNKHAAPFATAEFEIRWGEGVDRLGELFDLGARLDVLRCAGKHLSFGEVPLGHSRVHVRETLGASPTLEAEIREAIVTAAREHGGCL, from the coding sequence GTGAACATCACATCCCAAACGCTGACGCAGATCATGGCCGCCGTCGAAGGACACTGCGGGCCCGGCACCATTCGGCCCATGGGTCGAGGGTCCGCCCTCGCGACCGAAGCCCTACGCACCGGCTCGCTGGCGCTCGACCTGGCGACCGGCATCGATGGCTACCCGGTTGGAAGAGTCATCGAGCTCTTTGGGCCTGAAGGAAGTGGCAAGACGACGCTCGCATTGCACGCCATGGCCGAGGTGCAAAGGAGCGGCGGTACATGCGCGTTCATCGACGCAGACCATACCCTCAATCTGGATTACGCGCGCGGCATCGGCGTCGCACCGGGTGAAGCGCTCATTGCGCAACCGGACACGGCCGAGAGCGCGTTCGAGATCATCGAGTTGCTGGCGCGCTCGGGGCGCGTCCCACTCATCGTGGTGGATTCGGTCGGCGGGCTCGTATCCACGGACGAACTCGATGGAGGCGACGACGACCGTGCTCGCGGCCGCGTGTTCGCCAAGGCCCTCCGAAAGCTCACGGCCGTGGCCCACCGGACCCGCACCACGCTGCTCTTTCTGAACCCCATGCAGCCCGAGCGTCCCGCCCGCGCGCCGTTCGCGCCGGCCGTGGGCGTCAATGCCCTCAAGTTTTACACGTCCATGCGTGTCTGGCTCCGGCGCGTCGGCGACGTGCGCCGCGGCGATCAGCTGCTCGGGGCGCAGGTGCACGCCACCGTGGTGAAGAACAAGCACGCAGCCCCCTTCGCCACAGCGGAGTTCGAGATCCGGTGGGGCGAGGGTGTCGACCGCCTAGGAGAGCTCTTCGACCTCGGCGCACGGCTCGACGTTCTACGTTGCGCCGGTAAGCACCTCTCGTTCGGCGAGGTCCCCTTGGGGCACAGCCGCGTCCATGTGCGCGAAACCCTCGGTGCCTCGCCTACCCTCGAGGCGGAAATCCGAGAAGCGATCGTCACGGCGGCACGGGAACACGGAGGTTGCCTATGA
- the terL gene encoding phage terminase large subunit, translating into MSSSRDSQRGKTPLALSAEAELERRSRARAQLPLLEFVPALTPRWSSPAHLGPICEFFERIEHEPVRALFSVPPQHGKTEALLHGAARYLRRHGANTVAYASYAARFAHSKSRLARDYARQAGVRLRTDTQAVDEWRTTEGGGFLAAGIDGPLTGYGAQLIIVDDPHKNRAEAESEVLRDGVQSWFRSTALSRLHPGGSVIIVHTRWVEDDLIGRLSAEARADGGPAWEYTNLPAISDAGALWPSHRPLDWLETQRLSLGEYDWWSLYQGSPRPRGLGLFRGSFLFDPASRPTEGFRVSIGADFAYSTKKRSDYSVALVLARLGRPPRARYYVLDVVRVQVPAPEFRDIVAKLCATYAAQAFAFIAGIELGIVDFFRVSDVDIQTNTANSDKYVRAQPVAAAWNDGRVLIPQGAPWASELVRELIQFPTARHDDQVDALAAAFTVLEADVGSVQSPVVLTDLESAGIFG; encoded by the coding sequence ATGAGCAGCTCGAGAGACTCGCAGCGGGGGAAGACCCCGCTCGCGTTGTCGGCGGAGGCGGAACTTGAACGACGAAGCCGGGCACGTGCCCAGCTCCCGCTGCTCGAATTCGTCCCCGCACTCACCCCGCGTTGGTCATCGCCCGCGCATCTCGGGCCGATCTGCGAGTTCTTCGAGCGCATCGAGCATGAGCCTGTCCGCGCGCTCTTCAGCGTACCGCCGCAGCACGGAAAGACCGAGGCGCTTCTCCATGGTGCGGCCCGATACCTTCGCCGTCACGGCGCGAACACCGTGGCGTATGCGAGTTACGCGGCAAGGTTCGCGCACTCGAAGAGCCGCCTGGCGCGTGACTACGCGCGCCAGGCCGGCGTGCGGCTTCGGACGGACACGCAGGCCGTCGACGAATGGCGAACCACCGAGGGCGGCGGCTTTCTGGCCGCCGGCATCGACGGGCCGCTCACGGGCTACGGCGCGCAGCTCATCATCGTCGACGATCCGCACAAAAACCGTGCGGAGGCCGAGAGTGAGGTCCTTCGAGACGGCGTTCAGAGCTGGTTCCGATCGACGGCGCTGTCCCGGTTGCATCCCGGCGGCTCCGTCATCATCGTGCACACGCGGTGGGTGGAGGACGACCTTATTGGTCGCCTGTCGGCGGAGGCGCGTGCCGATGGCGGGCCTGCGTGGGAGTACACGAATCTCCCCGCGATCTCCGACGCGGGGGCCCTTTGGCCCAGCCACAGGCCTCTCGACTGGCTCGAGACCCAGCGGCTCTCGCTCGGCGAGTACGACTGGTGGTCGCTCTACCAGGGCTCGCCCCGGCCGCGAGGCCTCGGGCTCTTCCGCGGAAGCTTTCTCTTCGACCCCGCGAGCCGGCCCACCGAGGGCTTTCGGGTCTCGATCGGGGCCGACTTCGCGTACAGCACGAAAAAGCGCTCGGACTACTCCGTGGCGCTGGTGCTCGCGCGGCTTGGGCGTCCACCGCGGGCACGCTACTACGTGCTGGATGTGGTGCGCGTGCAGGTGCCCGCACCCGAGTTCCGCGACATCGTCGCGAAGCTGTGCGCCACCTACGCCGCGCAGGCCTTCGCCTTCATCGCGGGCATCGAGCTCGGTATTGTCGACTTCTTCCGCGTCTCGGACGTCGACATCCAAACCAACACGGCGAACAGCGACAAGTACGTGCGTGCCCAGCCCGTCGCGGCCGCATGGAACGACGGCCGGGTGCTCATTCCGCAAGGAGCCCCATGGGCGAGTGAGCTCGTTCGCGAGCTCATTCAATTTCCCACGGCGCGGCACGATGACCAAGTCGATGCCCTCGCCGCGGCGTTCACCGTGCTCGAAGCGGACGTGGGCTCCGTCCAGTCTCCAGTCGTCCTCACCGATCTCGAAAGCGCTGGAATTTTTGGCTAA
- a CDS encoding DUF932 domain-containing protein produces MSDEVESMMYVGETPWHGLGVSCESAPTVEEAIKKSGLDWEVEARHLITHTGEKARHRGIYRTSDGAKLGEVGPKYKPLQNREAFEAFQPFLDTGKAVLETAGSLRGGSLIWVLARLLGDPLTIVPKADDIVRKFILLAHGHQQGRSVKWGFVPIRVVCANTLGAALSAEASRLLRIPHKGDVVGALKRMPEIMNLADQTFEVSAEQYRFLASKGVREKDLLKYVRAAFAGGDPDDGSDEGGGLGGEGGAAPGGDAPPGAPPAPLIPSAEAKRYWLGEQIRRLFETGRGNDRPGVRGTWWALVNGANEYLGYEMGKNQERRLDSFWFARGARINQRLVRIALRFAKNAPSASN; encoded by the coding sequence ATGTCCGACGAAGTCGAAAGCATGATGTACGTTGGCGAGACCCCTTGGCATGGCCTCGGCGTCTCATGCGAGTCCGCCCCCACGGTCGAGGAGGCTATCAAGAAGTCAGGGCTGGATTGGGAGGTCGAAGCCAGGCACCTGATCACGCACACGGGTGAAAAGGCGCGGCATCGCGGCATCTACCGCACGAGCGACGGCGCGAAGCTTGGCGAGGTAGGGCCGAAATACAAGCCGCTCCAGAACCGTGAGGCATTCGAGGCGTTCCAGCCCTTTCTCGACACGGGCAAGGCGGTTTTGGAGACCGCGGGCAGCCTGCGCGGAGGAAGCCTCATCTGGGTGCTCGCGCGCCTTCTCGGTGATCCGCTCACGATCGTGCCCAAGGCGGATGACATCGTTCGAAAGTTCATACTCCTTGCGCACGGGCACCAGCAAGGCCGCTCGGTCAAATGGGGATTCGTCCCCATTCGGGTCGTGTGCGCCAATACCCTTGGTGCTGCCCTTTCGGCCGAGGCGAGTCGCCTTCTGCGCATTCCGCACAAGGGCGATGTCGTGGGCGCGCTCAAACGCATGCCCGAGATCATGAACCTTGCCGATCAGACGTTCGAGGTCTCCGCCGAGCAGTATCGGTTCCTTGCGAGCAAGGGCGTTCGGGAGAAAGACCTGCTGAAGTACGTCCGCGCCGCCTTTGCGGGAGGGGACCCAGACGACGGATCGGACGAAGGCGGCGGGCTCGGCGGAGAAGGTGGTGCGGCACCCGGTGGGGATGCTCCCCCCGGCGCACCGCCCGCGCCCCTCATCCCTTCGGCGGAGGCCAAGCGATATTGGTTGGGCGAGCAGATTCGGCGCCTGTTTGAGACGGGGCGCGGCAATGACCGGCCCGGCGTGCGCGGGACATGGTGGGCGCTCGTGAACGGCGCCAACGAGTATCTCGGCTACGAGATGGGCAAGAACCAGGAGAGGCGACTCGACTCGTTCTGGTTCGCCCGTGGGGCGCGCATCAACCAGCGTCTCGTGCGCATTGCGCTGCGGTTCGCGAAGAACGCGCCGTCGGCTTCGAACTGA
- a CDS encoding DUF935 domain-containing protein — MNRRQRRASARARKGDPPRPEEAPVAPWPLVDRFPAILGSSISLQTISSLFRLSQTGHRQEYVDLLDELLEREPHGYSIVAQRVLNVAGGRLEIVPAPCPPGSADLARAKEIAEEVSTDVKAIGNLREALSSLLWGIYYGVCGAEIGWSREERWRPAWLHFIHSRRLSYPDPATWKVHVWDQGMVRAWRHGAPSESEGSFGLCVEDWPGKFIVHAPQLRADYPTREGLGRQLAFYIALKALGARGGAQYIERFAKPWTLAYAATQADGKPRAANDDDLKQADATVRALGLGSLAGAVLPNSISLQMLGPALTAGRSGITHLEWVELCNNEMTKCVRGQTFTTSPGAYGSRSTATVGQSGELRIAAFDADCLAQTLRRDLIAWMVRLNHPNATHLTPRVVIHVEEQPDASERLDIAKKGSEANLPIDADWLAEELGLRLVPKPAGEEHKPRRMVPIAPLHPVDVQALADPDELLRQQQEEGERSRSEARNRWRPYDNDKARGKPGQ; from the coding sequence ATGAATCGCCGTCAGCGCCGGGCATCCGCCCGCGCGCGCAAGGGGGATCCCCCGAGGCCCGAGGAGGCACCGGTTGCACCGTGGCCGCTCGTCGACCGCTTCCCGGCGATTCTCGGCTCGTCGATCAGCCTGCAGACGATCTCGTCCCTGTTCCGGCTGTCGCAGACAGGGCATCGACAAGAATACGTCGATCTGCTCGACGAGCTGCTCGAGCGTGAGCCCCACGGCTATTCGATTGTCGCCCAGCGCGTCCTCAACGTGGCCGGAGGTCGGCTCGAGATCGTTCCCGCGCCGTGCCCTCCGGGCAGCGCCGATCTGGCGCGCGCCAAGGAGATTGCCGAGGAGGTCTCCACCGACGTCAAGGCGATCGGCAACTTGCGCGAGGCGCTCTCGTCGCTCCTTTGGGGAATCTACTACGGCGTCTGCGGTGCCGAGATCGGTTGGTCGCGCGAGGAGCGATGGCGCCCGGCGTGGCTCCACTTCATCCACTCCCGCCGCCTCTCGTATCCCGATCCCGCGACCTGGAAGGTGCACGTCTGGGACCAGGGGATGGTGCGCGCGTGGAGGCACGGGGCACCGTCCGAGTCCGAAGGAAGTTTCGGGCTGTGCGTCGAGGACTGGCCCGGCAAGTTCATCGTCCATGCGCCGCAACTTCGTGCCGATTACCCGACGCGCGAGGGACTCGGCCGGCAGCTCGCGTTCTACATCGCCCTGAAGGCGCTGGGGGCGCGGGGAGGCGCCCAGTACATCGAGCGGTTCGCCAAGCCGTGGACGTTGGCCTACGCAGCGACCCAGGCCGACGGCAAGCCTCGCGCGGCGAACGACGACGACCTCAAACAAGCCGACGCCACGGTCCGCGCGCTCGGGCTGGGGAGTCTCGCCGGCGCGGTCCTCCCGAATTCCATCTCGCTCCAAATGCTCGGCCCCGCGCTCACCGCCGGCCGATCGGGCATTACCCACTTGGAATGGGTGGAGCTCTGCAACAACGAGATGACGAAGTGCGTACGCGGCCAAACCTTCACCACCAGCCCTGGGGCGTACGGCTCGCGCTCGACGGCGACGGTGGGTCAGTCCGGTGAGCTGCGCATCGCGGCGTTTGATGCGGACTGTTTGGCGCAGACGCTGCGGCGCGACCTCATCGCGTGGATGGTTCGTCTGAACCACCCGAACGCCACGCACCTCACGCCCCGCGTGGTGATTCATGTCGAGGAGCAACCCGACGCGAGCGAGCGCCTCGACATCGCCAAGAAAGGGTCCGAGGCCAATCTTCCGATCGACGCCGATTGGCTCGCCGAAGAATTGGGGCTGCGTTTGGTGCCCAAACCCGCGGGAGAGGAGCACAAGCCGCGGCGCATGGTGCCGATCGCCCCGCTCCACCCGGTGGATGTCCAGGCCCTCGCGGATCCCGACGAGCTTCTGCGTCAACAGCAGGAGGAGGGGGAGCGAAGCCGGTCGGAGGCGAGAAACCGTTGGCGCCCCTACGACAACGACAAGGCGCGGGGAAAGCCTGGCCAGTGA
- a CDS encoding phage antirepressor N-terminal domain-containing protein, with amino-acid sequence MDIVKFKFHGDELEGVREVSGVWFPLRPMCRALGLQPNPQSTKLKSQPWATAPLLRAVGEDGKKRQMLCLDRRTLLMWLATIDANRVAEAVRPKLIVYQLEISDVIERVFGGGTRSTPAPSPESSPATLAVAFSTALTEVLPALFEQLDRRIQAAIERMDQRIETALDARARSLTFTIGRQRARTQILSRLRLISERRAVACHESVRRHRGIVDAELRAHLEFFGSGPAWANLPESRLPKAIQELDRMAVESERLLCAVDRARATPQQPLFKH; translated from the coding sequence ATGGATATCGTCAAGTTCAAGTTTCATGGCGATGAGCTCGAAGGGGTGCGCGAAGTGAGCGGCGTCTGGTTCCCACTCCGCCCGATGTGCAGGGCGCTCGGCCTCCAGCCGAACCCCCAGAGCACCAAGCTCAAAAGCCAGCCATGGGCGACCGCACCGCTGCTCCGTGCCGTCGGAGAAGATGGGAAGAAGCGCCAGATGCTCTGTCTGGACCGGCGGACCCTACTCATGTGGCTGGCGACCATCGATGCGAATCGGGTCGCAGAAGCCGTGCGACCGAAGCTCATTGTCTACCAGCTGGAGATCTCCGACGTGATCGAGCGGGTCTTCGGCGGGGGCACGCGCAGCACGCCGGCGCCGAGCCCTGAGAGCTCGCCGGCAACCCTGGCTGTCGCGTTCTCGACAGCGCTCACAGAGGTTCTGCCGGCTCTCTTCGAGCAACTGGATCGCCGGATTCAAGCGGCCATCGAGCGCATGGACCAGCGCATCGAGACGGCGCTCGACGCGCGCGCGCGGAGCCTCACGTTCACCATCGGGCGGCAGCGCGCCCGTACGCAAATCTTGTCGCGTTTGCGTCTCATTTCGGAGCGTCGTGCTGTGGCGTGCCACGAGAGCGTGCGGCGGCACCGCGGGATTGTGGACGCGGAGCTTCGAGCGCATTTGGAATTCTTCGGCTCGGGGCCCGCGTGGGCCAACCTGCCCGAGTCGCGACTCCCGAAAGCCATTCAAGAGCTCGACCGGATGGCCGTCGAATCGGAGCGACTGCTGTGCGCGGTCGACCGTGCGCGCGCCACGCCCCAGCAGCCATTGTTCAAGCATTGA
- a CDS encoding DUF6345 domain-containing protein, with product MLSSATCAQILFLPGLLAIGACWAGPPPDSTHEDARASRKALEAPRAASAVQVGTRCQEDYPAEWEPTVPDTWRQCESFNSGIAPASPVKFYYNLHGAQPAFQDEDTCGWSCGYVDSVDLFYTLTHGGIDNGDQRLEARWAMWDKRTYARSQYMRLGASGRQNMVFVTGACDTHRVDAYVLERWKTIFAGGLILTLGGHHLIWSGHPGQGADFANRMRNGEPIGQAWLEATFYADNANTPAVLSTGGWNRSPGDPLECFTRQDTTVLDNLITRSPIRDGDVGALCWTTWN from the coding sequence ATGTTGAGCAGTGCGACGTGCGCGCAAATTCTCTTTCTGCCGGGACTCCTGGCGATCGGCGCGTGCTGGGCCGGCCCCCCGCCGGATAGCACCCACGAAGACGCCCGAGCGAGCCGCAAAGCCCTCGAGGCACCACGCGCCGCGAGCGCCGTGCAGGTCGGGACCCGATGCCAAGAGGACTATCCCGCCGAATGGGAACCGACGGTTCCCGACACGTGGAGGCAATGCGAGAGCTTCAACAGTGGGATCGCGCCGGCCAGCCCCGTGAAGTTCTATTACAATCTGCACGGCGCCCAGCCCGCTTTCCAGGATGAAGACACCTGCGGTTGGTCGTGCGGCTACGTCGATTCGGTCGACTTATTTTACACCCTAACCCACGGCGGAATCGACAACGGCGACCAACGCCTCGAAGCGCGGTGGGCGATGTGGGACAAACGAACCTACGCCCGGTCGCAATACATGCGCCTTGGCGCCAGCGGTCGCCAAAACATGGTGTTCGTCACGGGCGCCTGCGACACGCACCGCGTGGATGCCTACGTCCTCGAGCGGTGGAAAACCATTTTCGCCGGTGGGCTCATCCTGACGCTCGGGGGCCATCACCTCATTTGGAGTGGGCACCCCGGGCAAGGCGCCGACTTCGCGAACCGCATGCGTAATGGGGAGCCTATTGGCCAGGCGTGGCTCGAGGCGACGTTTTACGCCGACAACGCCAACACGCCGGCCGTTCTGTCCACGGGCGGATGGAACCGTTCACCGGGCGACCCCCTCGAATGCTTCACGCGCCAGGACACCACCGTTCTCGACAACCTGATTACGCGAAGCCCGATTCGCGATGGCGACGTCGGCGCTCTCTGCTGGACCACCTGGAATTGA
- a CDS encoding ATP-binding protein: MSESDVLDFKSAQYLFSGATEDQKSELVKDILAFANAWKTDDAYIVIGAKENPGGRATLTGVSSHLDDARIQELVNSKTNHPVAFEYVALTFEGVSIAIIRIRRTQQRPIFLRKKFGRLEPNAVYLRRGSSTATAAPDEIARMGAAALSTTQEPILEIDLARYPEQQIHGKVARLTSTVTSIQTIPSPRSRAVHPDRQRLLDSMPQHARVLRASREKLERSARRDPWPPPDPKQVAEYRKKTALLSGLVFRVHNAGRVLVSDARIIMAFAQSPGLSIVDEIPAEPRGGIHQISSVLARSRNAPTTTVRETLQSWEVTADIGKIQPNATSWSAPFWLGSTSPCDLSVTAQVLGDNISTRTEVTLQFEIYVNEESLTIEVDDSD, encoded by the coding sequence ATGTCCGAGAGCGACGTCTTGGACTTCAAATCGGCACAATATCTATTTTCGGGAGCAACCGAAGACCAGAAGTCCGAGCTGGTGAAAGATATTCTTGCATTTGCAAATGCGTGGAAAACGGATGACGCGTATATCGTCATTGGGGCAAAGGAGAATCCCGGAGGACGGGCGACACTGACAGGCGTCTCCAGCCATCTCGACGATGCCAGGATTCAGGAGCTCGTCAACTCGAAAACCAATCACCCCGTCGCTTTCGAATACGTAGCCCTGACGTTCGAGGGAGTATCGATCGCGATCATTCGTATTAGGAGGACTCAGCAAAGGCCAATCTTTCTAAGAAAGAAATTTGGACGATTGGAACCCAACGCTGTCTATCTGAGACGGGGAAGCAGCACCGCCACGGCCGCCCCGGACGAGATCGCCCGGATGGGCGCCGCGGCCTTATCAACCACCCAGGAACCAATCCTCGAAATTGATCTCGCTCGCTATCCGGAGCAACAGATCCATGGGAAGGTCGCGAGGCTCACGTCAACGGTCACGTCAATTCAGACCATCCCGTCCCCTCGGTCTCGCGCTGTTCATCCCGACAGGCAACGGCTGCTCGACAGCATGCCACAGCACGCAAGGGTCTTGCGAGCAAGTCGTGAAAAGCTAGAGCGGTCGGCCCGGAGGGATCCCTGGCCGCCGCCGGACCCAAAACAAGTCGCGGAGTATCGTAAGAAGACGGCGCTCCTGAGTGGATTGGTGTTCCGCGTACATAACGCTGGACGTGTCCTAGTTTCCGACGCCCGAATTATCATGGCGTTCGCGCAATCCCCTGGCCTCTCCATCGTCGACGAGATTCCAGCGGAGCCGCGCGGTGGAATTCACCAAATATCCTCTGTACTCGCGCGATCACGAAACGCCCCGACTACCACCGTGCGTGAGACCCTGCAGTCGTGGGAAGTCACCGCGGATATCGGCAAGATTCAACCAAACGCAACCTCGTGGAGTGCTCCATTTTGGTTGGGGAGTACCTCCCCGTGCGACCTATCCGTTACCGCCCAGGTCCTCGGTGACAACATCTCCACACGAACCGAGGTCACTTTGCAGTTCGAGATCTACGTGAATGAGGAGTCTTTAACCATAGAGGTCGATGACTCCGACTAG
- a CDS encoding DUF3560 domain-containing protein: MSNNELPQETQSPVATSPHDDRVSAEETSPAVGVDVPAESTVAECVSRETSGAAILNAYERKRAVRIERLRQRADRREAEAQVAHARAHTILDGIPAGQPILVGHHSEKRHRRDLARADNGLRKAYELDKQAKHLRRRADSAEDNRAIFSDDPDALPKLRERVLELERAHALMVKGNRIIRCSTSPVADLRALGFSVHEIARAIAPDPMGNKGFSLSHSSANIRRLRKRIAELEAQAERGPRPPVRGDGAQVEEDDNRVRIYFDAKPDEAMRKRLRREGFIYSPTVGAWQRHASALAWDKALRLVGLDPYSIACQRVDGASAGPSTDASNPNVDAGAASDSADDRGTSE, encoded by the coding sequence ATGAGCAACAACGAACTTCCGCAAGAGACACAGTCGCCGGTGGCGACCAGCCCACACGATGATCGTGTGAGCGCCGAGGAGACTTCCCCCGCAGTCGGCGTCGACGTGCCCGCGGAGAGCACAGTCGCGGAATGTGTGTCCCGCGAGACCTCGGGGGCGGCCATCCTCAATGCCTACGAGCGCAAGCGGGCGGTCCGCATCGAGCGCCTGCGGCAGCGGGCCGACCGACGCGAGGCAGAAGCTCAAGTCGCCCACGCGCGGGCGCACACCATCCTCGATGGAATCCCGGCTGGGCAGCCAATTCTTGTAGGACACCACTCGGAGAAACGCCACCGACGCGACCTTGCACGCGCCGACAACGGACTGCGAAAAGCCTACGAATTGGACAAGCAGGCGAAGCACCTCCGACGGCGAGCGGACAGCGCCGAGGACAATCGGGCGATCTTTTCGGACGATCCCGACGCGTTACCCAAACTCCGGGAACGTGTGCTCGAGCTTGAGCGAGCCCACGCCCTCATGGTCAAGGGAAACCGCATCATCCGATGCAGCACCTCGCCGGTCGCCGACCTTCGCGCCCTCGGCTTTTCGGTCCACGAGATTGCACGCGCCATCGCTCCGGACCCTATGGGGAACAAGGGATTCTCCTTGAGTCACTCGAGCGCGAATATTCGCAGGCTCCGCAAGCGCATCGCCGAGCTCGAGGCGCAGGCCGAACGAGGACCGCGTCCGCCGGTGAGAGGCGATGGCGCGCAGGTCGAGGAAGACGACAATCGGGTGCGGATCTACTTCGACGCAAAACCCGACGAGGCCATGCGCAAGCGGCTTCGCCGCGAAGGATTCATCTACTCGCCCACGGTCGGCGCGTGGCAGCGCCATGCCTCCGCGCTCGCCTGGGACAAGGCCCTGCGCCTCGTCGGGCTGGACCCGTATTCCATCGCCTGCCAACGGGTGGACGGGGCATCCGCCGGCCCATCGACCGATGCCTCGAATCCGAACGTCGACGCAGGTGCCGCGTCCGATTCCGCCGATGACCGCGGTACATCCGAATAG